Proteins from one Scyliorhinus canicula chromosome 6, sScyCan1.1, whole genome shotgun sequence genomic window:
- the LOC119967589 gene encoding DNA-binding protein inhibitor ID-2-like has product MKAVSPIRSARKQSSSDVVRGLSEQSLGISRSKTPSEEPNLGLLYNMNDCYSKLKELVPSIPQNKKVSKIEILQHVIDYILDLQIALDTHPSIVLHQGQNSPSRTPLSTLNTDVAILSLQASEFPKQLLTDDSKAFCR; this is encoded by the exons ATGAAAGCTGTCAGCCCGATCCGATCAGCCAGGAAACAAAGCAGCAGCGACGTTGTGCGGGGCCTGTCAGAGCAGAGCCTTGGTATCTCCAGAAGCAAAACGCCGTCCGAGGAGCCGAATCTGGGCCTCCTCTACAACATGAACGACTGTTACTCGAAATTGAAAGAGCTTGTCCCCAGCATCCCGCAGAACAAGAAAGTGAGCAAAATTGAAATCCTACAGCATGTCATCGATTACATTCTGGACCTGCAGATCGCCCTGGACACGCACCCTTCCATCGTACTGCATCAGGGCCAAAATTCTCCCTCCAGAACGCCTCTGTCAACACTCAACACAGACGTTGCGATCCTATCTTTACAG GCATCTGAATTTCCCAAACAATTACTGACAGATGACAGCAAGGCATTCTGTCGCTGA